A single genomic interval of Pomacea canaliculata isolate SZHN2017 linkage group LG5, ASM307304v1, whole genome shotgun sequence harbors:
- the LOC112564978 gene encoding uncharacterized protein LOC112564978 isoform X5 — protein sequence MESEPGDGNLLHTFVVQKRFPPGLCMDLDAARKSDCGRDPGLKQTMLHGVTGSRGMSRDVDTTNSRTRAKPVPGPDRNFLTRRGRLKLPHISTCRQTVTVPSLAALRVERQKGRELDRFLASFKKNLKPEKEKMQQVTVAGSRASTAVSESNRKESVKSNTPQKCTTKKLWKKAISLVLSVIRVGNQMALWSLARERIARQTCPDTDDAEYELLLRRMLFPKEKVEQEIIKGFTRSKQIQRIMLLPPERRTRKDCYMVVYKLQTIEEFQKLPLHIQIDIVSRGHLMITKSKRILIRDGHEAMNWYFIVCGEGMMRSNVVDSRQKREITILTQGMSLGEAEINSQAPWTCTVISTTPMQLIYLSKMDYLHIFQENLEILPEHVQFLQDLDFMKNWPIELLLKHPTQCTQTYFRKNQLVVKDSNSSKFLYIVRSGECAVYIGVPRTSLSWRDLMLKLIHPMINIEGWPEARTDTGDACQPPGDYLRYRRVSSLSKESADLASMSCLQLSDPDYCTQLSSSRPSHPSVASRQNDWPFDLLSKSSFDKMTARDESSDKGKEKKKKQQVKEEMKGKKGGKPVRLSCPADKCYTVAASAIADVNEKLSLQDTRKFSLPALFKTSSTSTKKRKSSSGSSDYVYLHIDTLKGLSELDLPDMKVSLGAEVIFLSKRFFLSSCNRLCQEDVFKSRRFYPTQENMQICYRLHMAWKQYTDKVVKELHDDILNEGRQFFGTYFNV from the exons ATGGAAAGCGAACCTGGCGATGGGAATCTTTTGCATACTTTTGTTGTTCAAAAGAG ATTCCCTCCAGGCCTTTGTATGGACTTGGACGCAGCTCGTAAGAGTGATTGTGGTCGAGATCCGGGCCTCAAGCAAACGATGCTGCATGGCGTCACCGGAAGTCGTGGGATGTCTCGAGACGTGGACACAACCAACAGCAGAACCAGAGCCAAGCCTGTGCCTGGTCCAGACAGAAACTTTCTCACCAGACGAGGTAGATTGAAGCTTCCTCACATCTCCACCTGCCGACAGACGGTGACGGTGCCATCTCTGGCAGCTCTGCGAGTGGAAAGGCAAAAAGGTCGCGAACTCGACCGCTTCTTAGCCTCGTTCAAGAAGAATCTCAAACCAGAGAAGGAGAAGATGCAACAGGTCACTGTAGCCGGCAGCCGAGCCTCAACAGCTGTCTCTGAGAGTAATaggaaagaaagtgtaaagTCTAATACACCTCAAAAATGTACGACAAAG AAATTATGGAAAAAAGCCATTAGCTTGGTTTTATCTGTTATAAGAGTGGGCAACCAGATGGCGCTATG GTCTCTAGCACGGGAACGCATTGCTCGTCAGACCTGCCCCGACACGGATGATGCAGAATACGAATTACTTCTTCGTCGGATGCTGTTTCCGAAAGAAAAAGTCGAACAGGAAATCATCAAAGGG TTTACGCGGAGTAAACAGATTCAAAGGATCATGTTGCTGCCACCAGAAAGAAGAACACGAAAGGACTGCTATATG GTGGTGTATAAATTACAGACCATAGAGGAATTTCAGAAGCTTCCTCTTCATATTCAGATCGACATTGTTTCTCGTGGACACTTAATGAT AACAAAAAGCAAGCGAATCCTTATTCGCGATGGACATGAAGCCATGAACTGGTATTTCATTGTGTGTGGAGAAG GGATGATGCGCAGTAATGTGGTGGATTCCAGACAAAAGCGGGAAATTACGATCTTAACGCAGGGCATGTCACTTGGG GAGGCAGAAATCAACAGTCAGGCTCCCTGGACGTGCACTGTGATCTCAACAACACCGATGCAGCTCATCTACCTCAGTAAGATGGACTACCTACATATTTTCCAAGAAAATCTCGAGATCCTCCCCGAGCACGTCCAGTTCCTCCA GGACTTGGACTTTATGAAGAACTGGCCGATTGAACTTCTCCTGAAGCACCCAACTCAATGTACTCAGACCTACTTCAGAAAGAACCAGTTGGTGGTGAAGGACAGCAATAGTTCAAAATTTCTTTACATCGTTCGCTCC GGTGAGTGTGCAGTATACATTGGCGTTCCCAGGACCTCTTTGTCTTGGAGAGATCTGATGCTGAAGCTGATTCATCCAATGATTAACATAGAGGGCTGGCCAG AGGCCAGGACAGACACAGGTGATGCCTGTCAGCCTCCGGGCGACTACTTGAGATACAGACGAGTCTCGTCCCTCAGCAAGGAGTCCGCAGACTTGGCTTCAATGTCGTGCCTGCAGCTGTCCGACCCGGACTACTGCACGCAGCTGTCCAGCTCCAGGCCTAGTCACCCCTCTGTCGCCTCTCGTCAAAATGACTGGCCTTTCGACCTTTTATCTAAATCAAGCTTTGACAAAATGACAGCCAGGGATGAAAGTTCCGATAAggggaaagagaagaagaaaaaacagcaaGTAAAGGAGGagatgaaggggaaaaaaggaggGAAACCTGTCAGACTTAGCTGCCCAGCAGACAAATGCTACACGGTG GCGGCATCGGCGATTGCTGATGTGAACGAAAAGTTGTCCTTACAAGATACCAGAAAGTTCTCACTTCCAGCACTGTTCAAGACCTCATCCACATCTACCAAGAAGCGGAAGAGCTCCTCCGGCTCCAGCGACTACGTCTACCTGCACATCGACACCCTCAAA GGCTTGAGTGAGCTTGACTTGCCCGACATGAAG GTGAGTCTGGGAGCCGAGGTTATATTCCTGTCCAAAAGATTCTTCTTGTCCTCCTGTAACCGCCTCTGTCAGGAAGACGTGTTTAAGAGCAGGCGTTTCTACCCGACTCAGGAAAATATGCAAATCTGTTACCGCCTGCACATGGCCTGGAAGCAGTACACAGACAAGGTGGTGAAGGAACTGCACGACGACATCTTAAACGAGGGACGCCAGTTCTTTGGAACTTACTTCAATGTTTGA
- the LOC112564978 gene encoding uncharacterized protein LOC112564978 isoform X3 encodes MESEPGDGNLLHTFVVQKRFPPGLCMDLDAARKSDCGRDPGLKQTMLHGVTGSRGMSRDVDTTNSRTRAKPVPGPDRNFLTRRGRLKLPHISTCRQTVTVPSLAALRVERQKGRELDRFLASFKKNLKPEKEKMQQVTVAGSRASTAVSESNRKESVKSNTPQKCTTKKLWKKAISLVLSVIRVGNQMALWSLARERIARQTCPDTDDAEYELLLRRMLFPKEKVEQEIIKGFTRSKQIQRIMLLPPERRTRKDCYMVVYKLQTIEEFQKLPLHIQIDIVSRGHLMITKSKRILIRDGHEAMNWYFIVCGEGMMRSNVVDSRQKREITILTQGMSLGEAEINSQAPWTCTVISTTPMQLIYLSKMDYLHIFQENLEILPEHVQFLQDLDFMKNWPIELLLKHPTQCTQTYFRKNQLVVKDSNSSKFLYIVRSGECAVYIGVPRTSLSWRDLMLKLIHPMINIEGWPEARTDTGDACQPPGDYLRYRRVSSLSKESADLASMSCLQLSDPDYCTQLSSSRPSHPSVASRQNDWPFDLLSKSSFDKMTARDESSDKGKEKKKKQQVKEEMKGKKGGKPVRLSCPADKCYTVAASAIADVNEKLSLQDTRKFSLPALFKTSSTSTKKRKSSSGSSDYVYLHIDTLKGLSELDLPDMKVCVPAGKPCLVSLGAEVIFLSKRFFLSSCNRLCQEDVFKSRRFYPTQENMQICYRLHMAWKQYTDKVVKELHDDILNEGRQFFGTYFNV; translated from the exons ATGGAAAGCGAACCTGGCGATGGGAATCTTTTGCATACTTTTGTTGTTCAAAAGAG ATTCCCTCCAGGCCTTTGTATGGACTTGGACGCAGCTCGTAAGAGTGATTGTGGTCGAGATCCGGGCCTCAAGCAAACGATGCTGCATGGCGTCACCGGAAGTCGTGGGATGTCTCGAGACGTGGACACAACCAACAGCAGAACCAGAGCCAAGCCTGTGCCTGGTCCAGACAGAAACTTTCTCACCAGACGAGGTAGATTGAAGCTTCCTCACATCTCCACCTGCCGACAGACGGTGACGGTGCCATCTCTGGCAGCTCTGCGAGTGGAAAGGCAAAAAGGTCGCGAACTCGACCGCTTCTTAGCCTCGTTCAAGAAGAATCTCAAACCAGAGAAGGAGAAGATGCAACAGGTCACTGTAGCCGGCAGCCGAGCCTCAACAGCTGTCTCTGAGAGTAATaggaaagaaagtgtaaagTCTAATACACCTCAAAAATGTACGACAAAG AAATTATGGAAAAAAGCCATTAGCTTGGTTTTATCTGTTATAAGAGTGGGCAACCAGATGGCGCTATG GTCTCTAGCACGGGAACGCATTGCTCGTCAGACCTGCCCCGACACGGATGATGCAGAATACGAATTACTTCTTCGTCGGATGCTGTTTCCGAAAGAAAAAGTCGAACAGGAAATCATCAAAGGG TTTACGCGGAGTAAACAGATTCAAAGGATCATGTTGCTGCCACCAGAAAGAAGAACACGAAAGGACTGCTATATG GTGGTGTATAAATTACAGACCATAGAGGAATTTCAGAAGCTTCCTCTTCATATTCAGATCGACATTGTTTCTCGTGGACACTTAATGAT AACAAAAAGCAAGCGAATCCTTATTCGCGATGGACATGAAGCCATGAACTGGTATTTCATTGTGTGTGGAGAAG GGATGATGCGCAGTAATGTGGTGGATTCCAGACAAAAGCGGGAAATTACGATCTTAACGCAGGGCATGTCACTTGGG GAGGCAGAAATCAACAGTCAGGCTCCCTGGACGTGCACTGTGATCTCAACAACACCGATGCAGCTCATCTACCTCAGTAAGATGGACTACCTACATATTTTCCAAGAAAATCTCGAGATCCTCCCCGAGCACGTCCAGTTCCTCCA GGACTTGGACTTTATGAAGAACTGGCCGATTGAACTTCTCCTGAAGCACCCAACTCAATGTACTCAGACCTACTTCAGAAAGAACCAGTTGGTGGTGAAGGACAGCAATAGTTCAAAATTTCTTTACATCGTTCGCTCC GGTGAGTGTGCAGTATACATTGGCGTTCCCAGGACCTCTTTGTCTTGGAGAGATCTGATGCTGAAGCTGATTCATCCAATGATTAACATAGAGGGCTGGCCAG AGGCCAGGACAGACACAGGTGATGCCTGTCAGCCTCCGGGCGACTACTTGAGATACAGACGAGTCTCGTCCCTCAGCAAGGAGTCCGCAGACTTGGCTTCAATGTCGTGCCTGCAGCTGTCCGACCCGGACTACTGCACGCAGCTGTCCAGCTCCAGGCCTAGTCACCCCTCTGTCGCCTCTCGTCAAAATGACTGGCCTTTCGACCTTTTATCTAAATCAAGCTTTGACAAAATGACAGCCAGGGATGAAAGTTCCGATAAggggaaagagaagaagaaaaaacagcaaGTAAAGGAGGagatgaaggggaaaaaaggaggGAAACCTGTCAGACTTAGCTGCCCAGCAGACAAATGCTACACGGTG GCGGCATCGGCGATTGCTGATGTGAACGAAAAGTTGTCCTTACAAGATACCAGAAAGTTCTCACTTCCAGCACTGTTCAAGACCTCATCCACATCTACCAAGAAGCGGAAGAGCTCCTCCGGCTCCAGCGACTACGTCTACCTGCACATCGACACCCTCAAA GGCTTGAGTGAGCTTGACTTGCCCGACATGAAGGTATGTGTTCCAGCGGGAAAGCCTTGTCTG GTGAGTCTGGGAGCCGAGGTTATATTCCTGTCCAAAAGATTCTTCTTGTCCTCCTGTAACCGCCTCTGTCAGGAAGACGTGTTTAAGAGCAGGCGTTTCTACCCGACTCAGGAAAATATGCAAATCTGTTACCGCCTGCACATGGCCTGGAAGCAGTACACAGACAAGGTGGTGAAGGAACTGCACGACGACATCTTAAACGAGGGACGCCAGTTCTTTGGAACTTACTTCAATGTTTGA
- the LOC112564978 gene encoding uncharacterized protein LOC112564978 isoform X1, with the protein MESEPGDGNLLHTFVVQKRFPPGLCMDLDAARKSDCGRDPGLKQTMLHGVTGSRGMSRDVDTTNSRTRAKPVPGPDRNFLTRRGRLKLPHISTCRQTVTVPSLAALRVERQKGRELDRFLASFKKNLKPEKEKMQQVTVAGSRASTAVSESNRKESVKSNTPQKCTTKKLWKKAISLVLSVIRVGNQMALWSLARERIARQTCPDTDDAEYELLLRRMLFPKEKVEQEIIKGFTRSKQIQRIMLLPPERRTRKDCYMVVYKLQTIEEFQKLPLHIQIDIVSRGHLMITKSKRILIRDGHEAMNWYFIVCGEGMMRSNVVDSRQKREITILTQGMSLGEAEINSQAPWTCTVISTTPMQLIYLSKMDYLHIFQENLEILPEHVQFLQDLDFMKNWPIELLLKHPTQCTQTYFRKNQLVVKDSNSSKFLYIVRSGECAVYIGVPRTSLSWRDLMLKLIHPMINIEGWPEARTDTGDACQPPGDYLRYRRVSSLSKESADLASMSCLQLSDPDYCTQLSSSRPSHPSVASRQNDWPFDLLSKSSFDKMTARDESSDKGKEKKKKQQVKEEMKGKKGGKPVRLSCPADKCYTVAASAIADVNEKLSLQDTRKFSLPALFKTSSTSTKKRKSSSGSSDYVYLHIDTLKVGDVFGLSELDLPDMKVCVPAGKPCLVSLGAEVIFLSKRFFLSSCNRLCQEDVFKSRRFYPTQENMQICYRLHMAWKQYTDKVVKELHDDILNEGRQFFGTYFNV; encoded by the exons ATGGAAAGCGAACCTGGCGATGGGAATCTTTTGCATACTTTTGTTGTTCAAAAGAG ATTCCCTCCAGGCCTTTGTATGGACTTGGACGCAGCTCGTAAGAGTGATTGTGGTCGAGATCCGGGCCTCAAGCAAACGATGCTGCATGGCGTCACCGGAAGTCGTGGGATGTCTCGAGACGTGGACACAACCAACAGCAGAACCAGAGCCAAGCCTGTGCCTGGTCCAGACAGAAACTTTCTCACCAGACGAGGTAGATTGAAGCTTCCTCACATCTCCACCTGCCGACAGACGGTGACGGTGCCATCTCTGGCAGCTCTGCGAGTGGAAAGGCAAAAAGGTCGCGAACTCGACCGCTTCTTAGCCTCGTTCAAGAAGAATCTCAAACCAGAGAAGGAGAAGATGCAACAGGTCACTGTAGCCGGCAGCCGAGCCTCAACAGCTGTCTCTGAGAGTAATaggaaagaaagtgtaaagTCTAATACACCTCAAAAATGTACGACAAAG AAATTATGGAAAAAAGCCATTAGCTTGGTTTTATCTGTTATAAGAGTGGGCAACCAGATGGCGCTATG GTCTCTAGCACGGGAACGCATTGCTCGTCAGACCTGCCCCGACACGGATGATGCAGAATACGAATTACTTCTTCGTCGGATGCTGTTTCCGAAAGAAAAAGTCGAACAGGAAATCATCAAAGGG TTTACGCGGAGTAAACAGATTCAAAGGATCATGTTGCTGCCACCAGAAAGAAGAACACGAAAGGACTGCTATATG GTGGTGTATAAATTACAGACCATAGAGGAATTTCAGAAGCTTCCTCTTCATATTCAGATCGACATTGTTTCTCGTGGACACTTAATGAT AACAAAAAGCAAGCGAATCCTTATTCGCGATGGACATGAAGCCATGAACTGGTATTTCATTGTGTGTGGAGAAG GGATGATGCGCAGTAATGTGGTGGATTCCAGACAAAAGCGGGAAATTACGATCTTAACGCAGGGCATGTCACTTGGG GAGGCAGAAATCAACAGTCAGGCTCCCTGGACGTGCACTGTGATCTCAACAACACCGATGCAGCTCATCTACCTCAGTAAGATGGACTACCTACATATTTTCCAAGAAAATCTCGAGATCCTCCCCGAGCACGTCCAGTTCCTCCA GGACTTGGACTTTATGAAGAACTGGCCGATTGAACTTCTCCTGAAGCACCCAACTCAATGTACTCAGACCTACTTCAGAAAGAACCAGTTGGTGGTGAAGGACAGCAATAGTTCAAAATTTCTTTACATCGTTCGCTCC GGTGAGTGTGCAGTATACATTGGCGTTCCCAGGACCTCTTTGTCTTGGAGAGATCTGATGCTGAAGCTGATTCATCCAATGATTAACATAGAGGGCTGGCCAG AGGCCAGGACAGACACAGGTGATGCCTGTCAGCCTCCGGGCGACTACTTGAGATACAGACGAGTCTCGTCCCTCAGCAAGGAGTCCGCAGACTTGGCTTCAATGTCGTGCCTGCAGCTGTCCGACCCGGACTACTGCACGCAGCTGTCCAGCTCCAGGCCTAGTCACCCCTCTGTCGCCTCTCGTCAAAATGACTGGCCTTTCGACCTTTTATCTAAATCAAGCTTTGACAAAATGACAGCCAGGGATGAAAGTTCCGATAAggggaaagagaagaagaaaaaacagcaaGTAAAGGAGGagatgaaggggaaaaaaggaggGAAACCTGTCAGACTTAGCTGCCCAGCAGACAAATGCTACACGGTG GCGGCATCGGCGATTGCTGATGTGAACGAAAAGTTGTCCTTACAAGATACCAGAAAGTTCTCACTTCCAGCACTGTTCAAGACCTCATCCACATCTACCAAGAAGCGGAAGAGCTCCTCCGGCTCCAGCGACTACGTCTACCTGCACATCGACACCCTCAAAGTTGGAGATGTCTTT GGCTTGAGTGAGCTTGACTTGCCCGACATGAAGGTATGTGTTCCAGCGGGAAAGCCTTGTCTG GTGAGTCTGGGAGCCGAGGTTATATTCCTGTCCAAAAGATTCTTCTTGTCCTCCTGTAACCGCCTCTGTCAGGAAGACGTGTTTAAGAGCAGGCGTTTCTACCCGACTCAGGAAAATATGCAAATCTGTTACCGCCTGCACATGGCCTGGAAGCAGTACACAGACAAGGTGGTGAAGGAACTGCACGACGACATCTTAAACGAGGGACGCCAGTTCTTTGGAACTTACTTCAATGTTTGA
- the LOC112564978 gene encoding uncharacterized protein LOC112564978 isoform X4, with the protein MESEPGDGNLLHTFVVQKRFPPGLCMDLDAARKSDCGRDPGLKQTMLHGVTGSRGMSRDVDTTNSRTRAKPVPGPDRNFLTRRGRLKLPHISTCRQTVTVPSLAALRVERQKGRELDRFLASFKKNLKPEKEKMQQVTVAGSRASTAVSESNRKESVKSNTPQKCTTKKLWKKAISLVLSVIRVGNQMALWSLARERIARQTCPDTDDAEYELLLRRMLFPKEKVEQEIIKGFTRSKQIQRIMLLPPERRTRKDCYMVVYKLQTIEEFQKLPLHIQIDIVSRGHLMITKSKRILIRDGHEAMNWYFIVCGEGMMRSNVVDSRQKREITILTQGMSLGEAEINSQAPWTCTVISTTPMQLIYLSKMDYLHIFQENLEILPEHVQFLQDLDFMKNWPIELLLKHPTQCTQTYFRKNQLVVKDSNSSKFLYIVRSGECAVYIGVPRTSLSWRDLMLKLIHPMINIEGWPEARTDTGDACQPPGDYLRYRRVSSLSKESADLASMSCLQLSDPDYCTQLSSSRPSHPSVASRQNDWPFDLLSKSSFDKMTARDESSDKGKEKKKKQQVKEEMKGKKGGKPVRLSCPADKCYTVAASAIADVNEKLSLQDTRKFSLPALFKTSSTSTKKRKSSSGSSDYVYLHIDTLKVGDVFGLSELDLPDMKVSLGAEVIFLSKRFFLSSCNRLCQEDVFKSRRFYPTQENMQICYRLHMAWKQYTDKVVKELHDDILNEGRQFFGTYFNV; encoded by the exons ATGGAAAGCGAACCTGGCGATGGGAATCTTTTGCATACTTTTGTTGTTCAAAAGAG ATTCCCTCCAGGCCTTTGTATGGACTTGGACGCAGCTCGTAAGAGTGATTGTGGTCGAGATCCGGGCCTCAAGCAAACGATGCTGCATGGCGTCACCGGAAGTCGTGGGATGTCTCGAGACGTGGACACAACCAACAGCAGAACCAGAGCCAAGCCTGTGCCTGGTCCAGACAGAAACTTTCTCACCAGACGAGGTAGATTGAAGCTTCCTCACATCTCCACCTGCCGACAGACGGTGACGGTGCCATCTCTGGCAGCTCTGCGAGTGGAAAGGCAAAAAGGTCGCGAACTCGACCGCTTCTTAGCCTCGTTCAAGAAGAATCTCAAACCAGAGAAGGAGAAGATGCAACAGGTCACTGTAGCCGGCAGCCGAGCCTCAACAGCTGTCTCTGAGAGTAATaggaaagaaagtgtaaagTCTAATACACCTCAAAAATGTACGACAAAG AAATTATGGAAAAAAGCCATTAGCTTGGTTTTATCTGTTATAAGAGTGGGCAACCAGATGGCGCTATG GTCTCTAGCACGGGAACGCATTGCTCGTCAGACCTGCCCCGACACGGATGATGCAGAATACGAATTACTTCTTCGTCGGATGCTGTTTCCGAAAGAAAAAGTCGAACAGGAAATCATCAAAGGG TTTACGCGGAGTAAACAGATTCAAAGGATCATGTTGCTGCCACCAGAAAGAAGAACACGAAAGGACTGCTATATG GTGGTGTATAAATTACAGACCATAGAGGAATTTCAGAAGCTTCCTCTTCATATTCAGATCGACATTGTTTCTCGTGGACACTTAATGAT AACAAAAAGCAAGCGAATCCTTATTCGCGATGGACATGAAGCCATGAACTGGTATTTCATTGTGTGTGGAGAAG GGATGATGCGCAGTAATGTGGTGGATTCCAGACAAAAGCGGGAAATTACGATCTTAACGCAGGGCATGTCACTTGGG GAGGCAGAAATCAACAGTCAGGCTCCCTGGACGTGCACTGTGATCTCAACAACACCGATGCAGCTCATCTACCTCAGTAAGATGGACTACCTACATATTTTCCAAGAAAATCTCGAGATCCTCCCCGAGCACGTCCAGTTCCTCCA GGACTTGGACTTTATGAAGAACTGGCCGATTGAACTTCTCCTGAAGCACCCAACTCAATGTACTCAGACCTACTTCAGAAAGAACCAGTTGGTGGTGAAGGACAGCAATAGTTCAAAATTTCTTTACATCGTTCGCTCC GGTGAGTGTGCAGTATACATTGGCGTTCCCAGGACCTCTTTGTCTTGGAGAGATCTGATGCTGAAGCTGATTCATCCAATGATTAACATAGAGGGCTGGCCAG AGGCCAGGACAGACACAGGTGATGCCTGTCAGCCTCCGGGCGACTACTTGAGATACAGACGAGTCTCGTCCCTCAGCAAGGAGTCCGCAGACTTGGCTTCAATGTCGTGCCTGCAGCTGTCCGACCCGGACTACTGCACGCAGCTGTCCAGCTCCAGGCCTAGTCACCCCTCTGTCGCCTCTCGTCAAAATGACTGGCCTTTCGACCTTTTATCTAAATCAAGCTTTGACAAAATGACAGCCAGGGATGAAAGTTCCGATAAggggaaagagaagaagaaaaaacagcaaGTAAAGGAGGagatgaaggggaaaaaaggaggGAAACCTGTCAGACTTAGCTGCCCAGCAGACAAATGCTACACGGTG GCGGCATCGGCGATTGCTGATGTGAACGAAAAGTTGTCCTTACAAGATACCAGAAAGTTCTCACTTCCAGCACTGTTCAAGACCTCATCCACATCTACCAAGAAGCGGAAGAGCTCCTCCGGCTCCAGCGACTACGTCTACCTGCACATCGACACCCTCAAAGTTGGAGATGTCTTT GGCTTGAGTGAGCTTGACTTGCCCGACATGAAG GTGAGTCTGGGAGCCGAGGTTATATTCCTGTCCAAAAGATTCTTCTTGTCCTCCTGTAACCGCCTCTGTCAGGAAGACGTGTTTAAGAGCAGGCGTTTCTACCCGACTCAGGAAAATATGCAAATCTGTTACCGCCTGCACATGGCCTGGAAGCAGTACACAGACAAGGTGGTGAAGGAACTGCACGACGACATCTTAAACGAGGGACGCCAGTTCTTTGGAACTTACTTCAATGTTTGA